The genomic segment GGAATCGTGTACATTTGTGTGCAGTGTACCGACTGCTTTCCCACACGCGGCTTGACCATGATAACGTGAAGAAAACTGGGCATCTGTCCTTTGAAACCTAATTTCGCTGGCCGATCGGGACAAATGTTGCCTCGCATGACGAAACTCCTGTCCACTCAACGCCAGACCGCGGCATCAGTTGTCAAACAGAGGTACTGGATGACCGGCGCAGTGTATCGATGCCCAGCGATCTCCTGTTACCTGTCTGACTCTCGCTACCAACCGCCCACATCTAGCCGATGGTCTGGCTGGATTACTGGTTCCGGGCGAAGGTGCCGTCCTCGCTCATGTTTGTGCACGGGACTAGGGGTTGTTTGATTAGAAGACTGAGATGATGGGTGGGTTTCAGCAAAAAATGTGAAATGCGCAAATGTCTAGGGGATCGCGTACGAATGGGCGGCACACCTCACATCGAACGCACGAACTTACCGCTCCCCGCTATGGTCCTGACCGTGCTGCCATCTGGGTAGTCATTGCGTGCCCGTCCGCCATTTCGGGCGGTTGAACTTGCACTAGAACGGGTCTCTCCCGTCCCAGACCACCCGAAATCCAAGAGCTCCCGGTTTCGGAGAGCTCGTCCATCTCTGCGACTGTACGTTTGCTAGTGTTTTCAGAACAACCGCCTACAGCTTTTCCCCTGTAATCTGATGTCCCGGCCGCATGCTATTGGTTCGTTTTTACTGTTGTGATCGGCAAAAACAAAGCCAGGCTCAACAAGCAGCCAGGCAGGACATAGAGCGACGCATTCACGCGAATTTTGCGGTGACTCGGACGGCAAAAAGAGGATACGCAGAACACACCATGCAATTTCGTGAGCTAGGTGGTCCAATTTTCCCTGCATTTCTGTGTGTAGAGGAGTAACTATCCACAGCAGCCACGATTTCACGGCTCacctgaaaagaaaaatgTCTGTTCTTGCGTGCCGTCCGTCTCAAAGGAGGCAGCATCCTCCTCTATGCCTTTCCTCGCAGGCTGCCGGCCGGTGTAACAGTGCGGTAGACACTGGGGGCGCTTGCAGATGCGCACCTCTTCCTGGATCGGTAGTTGTGTGGCTGAATGCCCAGACTGCACACACGTTGTCGAGCGGCATTTTTTCGGTGCGAAGCTTTTCGGTCTTTCGGGATGGAGAGAGCGCGTCTTTTGCTTGATGCGCACGCGCAGTCTCCGAATACATTTGCGATACGTCTGTGACGTCTCCAAGAAGGCACCGCGTGGTGACTATTAACGACGCTGTACTGGTTGGGCTATCAAAACGGCGCACATCCCCCTGTGCGCGCTCTTCTTTTGCTGCTCAGCCGGTCGGTTGTGCGCACGCAGCGGAAACTCACATCCCCTGTGGCTGCTGCCCCGGCCCTCCGGTTGCCTCGCTGGGTTTCCGTTGCGTACACTCTCCTCTCTGGGACACATCCCGGCAACGCACGGAGTCTGTCAGGACGCGCACAGGTGGTTTGCGACTGTGCATCTGCTACTTTTTTATGTTTTCGTCTCGCACATTGCTTTTTTTGTCTTGCGTGTCGGCGGCAAacatttctttctctccgtacCTTTTGCGTTTCGCGGGTTTGCGCGCGCTCCCAAGCGTCCACCTCTTCCGTGTCGCCCCTGACAGCACCAAGCTGCAGCCTGCTGCTACCCGTGGTGGAATCGTCTTAACACGATGGCGCCCAAGAAGACGATTGTCAAAAAGAccaaggcgaagaaggacccCAACGCGCCGAAGCGGCCGCTGAGTGCcttcattttcttctccaagGACAAGCGCGAGGAGATCATTCGCAAGAACCCGGAGCTCAAATCCAAGCTCGCTGAGGTTGGGAAGATGGTCGGGGAAGCGTGGGGGAAGCTCTCAGACGCGCAGAAGAAGCCGTACGAGTCCAAGGCGGTCGCAGACAAGGCGCGATACGAGCGGGAAATGATTGCCTACAAGAAGGGTGGCAAATAAACGTCCTCTCAATGTTTTTTGGTGGGAGTCTTCACGGATTGCCTCGTCAAAATCCGTGGTTCTAAAAGGTGCGTGCTCGGGTGCTGCACAGTCGTAGACGGCGGGTTAGAAGCCAACACGACAGCGGCTGTAGGGCAGTCACACAGCCCCGTTTTTGTCCTACGACTTGTGGACCTGGGCTTTCGGTGCAAATTATGAAACGTGCCTCCACGTATGCGTTCAAGAAGTGTGTGCGCTGGGGTGGGTACTTAGAGGGGGAAGACAGTGGCCAACACCTTCATTGTGTGTCGCCCAGATGGAAGGTGAACGTATGGCATTGAGCGGCAACATTCACACACCTCCCATGTGTACATCAGTGGTATGGGAGTGTAGTGCGTGGTGTTTCGTTGCTTGGACTGTTCGTGCCTAAAGTGTGAGGACGTGGTCAAGCAAGCGGCAGGGACAGCATCTTATCAGAGGGAGTGCCGCTCGTGACACATGTTTGCTTGTCTCCAACAAAAGTCTGTGCATAATCTGAAccgtctcttgtctttcttcggtTTAACCTTTCCACAAGCATCATTTACAGAAATACGCCATCCACACTCCGTGAGGTTGAAAACGTCCTCAGTTACGGTTCTTTGACGGGTACATGCGTCCGAAAATCCCGAACCGTCGCGCTACCAAGCAACAAGGGTGACGATTCGGACTGTTGGGAAATAAGTCGAGGACAATCGCAGCCGTTGCGTGTATTGCTTTGTCTTGTTTAGCGTTCTCCATTGAACTCAAGTAGAGACGTAGTTTCGTCAAGGGACTGTTCAGGGGTGAGTTGGTTTGGGGTGGTGCTCGCTGTAAGTGACCGCCTGCGGGAGAGGATTTGTCAATTCGTCCTACAGATACTTCTTTTTCTTATTTCTTTCGTGATGAAAACCCCTCTGGTTTGATGAAGAATCGGCCAGATTGTTGGCTTGTCACGTTTGAGGACGACAGTGTCATTTTGCACTCTGACCTGTCACTGGGTGATGTCAGTAGACCTTTGTAGCAAGACTGAACGTCGGAGTTGTGCTCGGTCCGATGATTCCGTGCGGGTCGCTATTTTTATGGATTATTAGCTATTTAGTCGTTCAGCTATTGCGCAGTGGATAGCCGCAGTTTCCAAGCCTTTCCGGGTAGACCGAATCTCTGACACAAACCTGGTATGGTAACCGAGTACGAAGTAGCTGGTTGCCGATGTCACGCTCCCTTCAAACGATGTTTGAGGTTCCTGCGCGCTCACATGCATTGTGCGCAGTATGAGATCGGCGAGTTGTCATTTGCCGGCAGCTCTGCAGGGACAAGTGCTCACGCGTGGTAACGAATGCAGTCAGCGACGGAATTCCGCTCCATGTTGAGAGGATTAATGTGTAGCTGTTGCGTATTTTGCTTCCTGGTAGGTCTATGTAGGTGCTTGGGGTCCTTACTATCATGAGGGGAGCAGCGAACTCggaaggcgaggaacagTATGGATTCTTCCTgtccgagagaaacgcatctATTTGTCACGCACTAGACAAAACAGGGTTCAGCTTGGCCTCATATGAGAGCAGTACTGGGGAAGCGCATGAGATGCACAGCAGCGGCGTGCATGTCTTTCAAGAGGTCTCGGTGGGATGCCGGTCCTCTGGAATCGTATGCGCCGCTGTAGTTTTAGCAGACGATATTTAGAGAACTTTTGAAGTCGGGAAGCACATCAGCACGCGCTGTGTGTTATTTGAACACTAGTCACAAAGTGGTGCTTCTGACAGAACAGAGGCACCCATTGCAGTTACAGTAAAGGAGGTGCATTAGGGTCTGAAAGCTAGTTGCACGCAGCCACCGTGCTTCAAAGCCAGGAATTTCGGATTCAACTCCGGAGAAATAATGCTTGACGTTAAACGTGGTGACAATGTTTTTGGCACATTATCAGTTCCCTGGCCTTTTGCAAATGTGTCGTGGCTGCCCGCCTTTCTGAAGGCGTCAGACGATCGGTATTTGAGAGGCAACGGGGATGCTGAGTCACCGTCGTGTTGAAACGAGGCTGCTTTTACTGAATGCTAGCGTGCCTGAAGACAAAAGCGAACGATGCCATTTTGGCGCTTCAGAGGCACCTGGGGAGAGCGTTTGAGACTGCGCGAGATTGGCCAGAGATGGGCTTCAGCGGTACCGATCCAGCAATATATACCACCTTTTGTGAGCTAGGAACGCTCTAGTCACAATCTTCACACGGTAGACCTGTCTGTATAGTATGTCTGTTGTCCCCGCCCCGAGACTGTTAACTTGTGGTTGAACAGTAAAACAACAAGGATCTCGTCAGGAACTCCCGTTCGTGAGAAGTGCCCCTACTCCCCCCAAAGTTTGCTCTTCGTCCCGTAGCCTTCTAAACTCCTTTCAGAAGTGTGGATGCTGCCTGTAGTATGCCTCTGCCATTCAGTCCGGCGAATGAGCCTGGCCAAGACGGGACCGCCACTAGCTTGTACACTGCACCATCATCCAACGTCATGCCCCTGTCGACCCCTTGGCCACTGACATTCGAGTTGGTAAAAATCGGCACAACCGCAGACTGTAGATCAGGACGAGCTGGATCTGCCTGGGACACAGAGAGTATCGGTCCCAACGAGTCCGATCGCAGGCCCATGATGCGGCGAAGGGGCTGCAGGTTGGAACCcacagcgagaggcgagcgaAGTGTAGCAACAGAGTCTGTTTGTCCCTGACCCGCAGTAGAATGGTGTGAAGGGGGGAGAGGACCGAAAACGGCAGTGGCAGAAGCTGCGTTGTGCGGCCGGTCGAGCCCCAGAGTGTCAAGTCTACCTGCACTCACAGACGGCTCTGCTTTGATTTCCTGGACGACGGTTTCGGTACCATGACGTGCA from the Toxoplasma gondii ME49 chromosome IX, whole genome shotgun sequence genome contains:
- a CDS encoding HMG (high mobility group) box domain-containing protein (encoded by transcript TGME49_210408); translation: MAPKKTIVKKTKAKKDPNAPKRPLSAFIFFSKDKREEIIRKNPELKSKLAEVGKMVGEAWGKLSDAQKKPYESKAVADKARYEREMIAYKKGGK